In Sutterella faecalis, a genomic segment contains:
- the murI gene encoding glutamate racemase → MTSELPIGILDSGFGGLSVARAVRARFPDERILFAADCAYAPYGDRDEGYIMERLDRIIGYLTGRGVKAIVFACNTATAVGVKSFRERLSIPIIGIEPAVFPAVRHTRCGVVGVMATTTTIRSRKYAEVRERALEWAAVSRPMKVEVVDMPCPGLMECVERGDFGSETLEALLKKYVDPLACAGADEIVLGCTHYPFLANAISRHAKDAHLIDPAPAVAEQLGRRLSDLDLLAPAIPDRQTGMDAAMDEFRATGADPLRESVLKRLWGKDARLLPLDL, encoded by the coding sequence ATGACGAGCGAACTTCCCATCGGCATTCTTGATTCCGGATTCGGCGGCCTTTCCGTCGCGCGCGCTGTCAGAGCCCGCTTCCCGGACGAGCGAATCCTCTTTGCCGCCGACTGCGCCTACGCGCCATACGGCGACCGGGATGAAGGCTACATCATGGAGCGCCTCGATCGAATCATCGGCTACCTGACGGGAAGAGGCGTCAAAGCGATCGTGTTTGCCTGCAATACGGCAACAGCCGTCGGCGTCAAGTCGTTTCGCGAGCGGCTCTCCATTCCCATCATCGGCATCGAGCCCGCTGTTTTCCCTGCCGTCCGTCATACGCGGTGCGGCGTCGTCGGCGTCATGGCGACCACCACAACCATCCGGAGCCGCAAATACGCCGAGGTGCGCGAACGCGCGCTTGAATGGGCGGCCGTCAGCCGCCCGATGAAGGTTGAAGTAGTTGACATGCCCTGTCCGGGACTCATGGAATGCGTTGAGCGCGGGGACTTCGGCTCTGAAACGCTCGAGGCGCTTCTCAAAAAATATGTCGATCCGCTCGCGTGCGCAGGCGCAGACGAAATCGTTCTCGGCTGCACGCACTATCCCTTCCTCGCAAACGCAATCAGCAGGCATGCGAAGGACGCGCATCTCATTGATCCGGCGCCCGCCGTTGCCGAACAATTGGGCCGGCGCCTCTCCGACCTCGATCTTCTCGCTCCGGCCATACCCGATCGACAAACGGGCATGGATGCGGCCATGGATGAATTCCGGGCGACAGGAGCAGACCCCTTGCGCGAGTCCGTTCTGAAGCGCCTCTGGGGAAAGGACGCGAGGCTTCTGCCGCTTGACCTCTGA
- a CDS encoding acyl-CoA thioesterase: MAHQVFEKTIRIHFGDCDPAGIVYHPTYYVLLNKFHEDYLHEVLKVGFIEIRRFGVGFPVVGVHTDFVSPSRPGEDVTARLWIEKLGTSSVKFAFTISKGDELRLRCVETMVCVRLDTEGNFVSSPIPDEIRARMMPYVCEDGDERLTFRS, encoded by the coding sequence ATGGCTCATCAGGTTTTTGAAAAGACCATCCGCATCCATTTCGGCGACTGCGATCCTGCCGGGATCGTCTATCACCCGACCTACTATGTGCTTCTCAATAAATTTCACGAGGATTACCTTCATGAAGTCCTGAAGGTGGGCTTCATTGAAATCCGCCGCTTCGGCGTGGGCTTCCCGGTTGTAGGCGTTCACACGGATTTCGTGTCGCCTTCGCGTCCGGGAGAAGACGTGACGGCGCGCCTCTGGATCGAAAAGCTCGGCACGAGCTCCGTCAAATTCGCCTTCACGATTTCAAAGGGTGATGAGCTCCGTCTGCGCTGTGTGGAAACGATGGTTTGCGTCCGGCTCGATACGGAGGGAAATTTCGTTTCCTCTCCCATCCCCGACGAAATCCGCGCCCGCATGATGCCTTACGTGTGCGAGGACGGAGACGAGCGTCTCACCTTCCGTTCCTGA
- a CDS encoding cyclase family protein, translating into MQKRRIWDITPPLDAATPVFPGDTPFAVRWLSRLENGAGANVSEITFTPHDGAHADAPLHLDSAADDVASLRLETFIGRALVIDLSLDDSLEPIGPEALTANTFPARILFKTRTKRPAAWTPDFRALSPALMRRLAEEGAALVGTDAPSVDPAESELLVSHRIALANRMTILENLDLSDVPGGEYELIALPLPLKGVEASPVRAILRSLSSRI; encoded by the coding sequence ATGCAGAAGCGCAGAATCTGGGACATCACGCCGCCGCTTGACGCCGCTACGCCGGTATTTCCCGGCGATACGCCTTTTGCCGTCCGCTGGCTTTCAAGGCTTGAGAATGGCGCGGGCGCCAATGTCTCGGAAATTACTTTTACGCCCCACGATGGCGCCCATGCGGATGCGCCTCTGCATCTCGACAGCGCCGCGGATGACGTTGCCTCCCTGAGGCTGGAAACATTCATCGGCCGCGCGCTCGTAATCGACCTCTCGCTTGACGATTCGCTCGAACCGATCGGCCCGGAAGCCCTCACGGCGAATACGTTCCCGGCACGCATTCTCTTCAAGACGCGAACGAAGCGGCCCGCCGCCTGGACGCCGGATTTCAGAGCGCTTTCTCCTGCACTCATGCGGCGGCTCGCCGAGGAAGGCGCGGCGCTTGTCGGCACCGATGCGCCGAGCGTCGACCCGGCTGAGAGCGAACTTCTCGTTTCGCACAGAATCGCACTCGCAAACCGAATGACGATTCTGGAGAATCTTGACCTTTCCGATGTGCCGGGAGGCGAATACGAGCTGATTGCGCTGCCGCTTCCCCTGAAGGGCGTTGAGGCGAGTCCCGTCCGGGCGATTCTGCGCTCGCTCTCTTCCCGCATCTGA
- a CDS encoding nitroreductase family protein, with translation MKNSDFLNILQSRRSQGPKMQKAPAPSEEVLEAAALAARAAPSHNPAFPVRFVVADSREKLADIFEAALGPDADTALKERARSKALKGECAILVIGPKPSADTPAWMDRENLMTAGGALTNFLNVLWAEGFAAKTVTSREITDPQGLFNPETERLLCFILCGTQAAPAEPRPKAPSILSRW, from the coding sequence ATGAAAAACTCTGATTTTCTAAATATCCTGCAGTCCCGGCGCTCTCAGGGCCCGAAAATGCAGAAAGCCCCGGCACCTTCCGAGGAGGTTCTTGAGGCCGCAGCGCTTGCCGCGCGCGCTGCGCCTTCGCACAATCCTGCATTTCCTGTGCGCTTTGTCGTCGCTGATTCCCGCGAAAAGCTCGCCGACATTTTCGAAGCCGCACTCGGCCCTGATGCCGATACAGCCTTGAAGGAGCGTGCAAGAAGCAAGGCGCTCAAGGGCGAATGCGCCATTCTCGTGATCGGCCCGAAACCTTCCGCCGATACGCCCGCCTGGATGGACCGCGAAAATCTGATGACCGCGGGCGGCGCGCTCACGAATTTCCTCAACGTCCTCTGGGCGGAGGGATTTGCTGCCAAAACCGTGACCTCGCGCGAAATCACGGATCCTCAGGGGCTCTTCAATCCTGAAACCGAAAGGCTTCTCTGCTTCATCCTCTGCGGCACGCAGGCCGCTCCCGCGGAACCGCGCCCGAAAGCGCCTTCTATCCTTTCCCGCTGGTAG
- a CDS encoding DUF72 domain-containing protein: MITENSSGLFDDAPPESAPVFPQPADSALKEMMRRLPSSIRLGTSSWNFPGWRGLVWSRGSGLEHLANDGLAAYSASPLFRTVGIDRNFYRPLSASAFAAFARQVPEDFRFLVKAPRDVTDPYLRNDRGIPTGPNPLFLNVHAAADRFLGPVRMGLGQKCGPLVFQFSPLPHSELRSTESRVALIEKIGAFLNALQAPGAGLLLAAEFRNYELLTPRLMKRLREAGVRPVIGLHPAMPGIRRQTEALRFMDAEGEDGGDWKLKGPLIVRWSLAAHRFYDTAKAAWSPFDAIHAADPATRALIASLIARAARSGKESYLAVNNKAEGCAPLTVRKIAEITDHILEADRPIATSGKG, from the coding sequence ATGATTACCGAGAATTCGTCCGGGCTCTTTGATGATGCGCCGCCAGAGAGCGCCCCGGTATTCCCGCAGCCTGCAGACAGCGCGCTCAAAGAGATGATGAGAAGGCTGCCGTCTTCCATTCGTCTCGGCACCTCGAGCTGGAATTTTCCCGGCTGGCGCGGGCTTGTCTGGAGCCGCGGAAGCGGTCTCGAGCACCTTGCAAATGACGGACTCGCCGCCTACAGTGCTTCGCCTTTATTCAGAACAGTAGGGATCGACAGAAATTTTTATCGGCCGCTTTCAGCTTCGGCCTTTGCTGCCTTTGCCCGGCAGGTGCCCGAAGACTTCCGCTTTCTCGTGAAGGCGCCGAGGGATGTGACGGATCCGTATCTGCGCAATGACCGGGGGATCCCTACGGGACCCAATCCGCTTTTTTTGAATGTACATGCAGCGGCAGATCGATTCCTCGGTCCCGTACGCATGGGACTCGGCCAGAAATGCGGGCCGCTGGTCTTTCAGTTTTCACCCCTGCCGCATTCGGAACTGAGAAGCACCGAGTCAAGGGTGGCGCTGATTGAAAAAATCGGTGCATTCCTCAATGCGCTTCAGGCGCCGGGGGCCGGGCTTCTCCTCGCCGCGGAATTCCGCAACTACGAACTTCTGACGCCCCGCTTGATGAAGCGTCTGAGAGAGGCCGGCGTGCGTCCGGTGATCGGGCTTCATCCCGCGATGCCGGGCATCCGGCGCCAGACCGAGGCGCTGCGATTCATGGATGCCGAGGGCGAGGATGGGGGCGATTGGAAGCTCAAGGGCCCTCTCATTGTCCGCTGGTCGCTTGCGGCGCACCGCTTTTACGATACGGCGAAGGCTGCCTGGTCTCCCTTTGACGCCATTCATGCGGCTGATCCTGCTACCCGGGCGCTCATTGCATCTCTTATTGCGCGGGCGGCAAGGAGCGGGAAGGAGAGCTACCTTGCCGTCAACAACAAGGCCGAAGGATGTGCGCCCCTGACGGTAAGAAAAATCGCCGAGATTACGGATCACATCCTTGAGGCGGATCGGCCGATCGCTACCAGCGGGAAAGGATAG
- a CDS encoding response regulator transcription factor, translating to MTSIADPLLSLDPAMSGTADERLVWVVDDDDVRESLSFALQLRYKTAAFPSALAFLSRADLDRPGCLVIADDMAQTASGSIQDELARLRSPVSVIILTKETDLRTAVRYLQMGAVSVLEKPVDPEELDHAVDLGLERSILRDRRYRLERLFETLSRRERQIFVLVCQGLRNGDIAELLQLSQRTVEVHRAHISRKLGNASPIRLLYELTQTLGGNIIHAEFDGLDPQKLLSAISAGEAG from the coding sequence ATGACTTCTATTGCTGATCCGCTTCTTTCACTTGACCCCGCAATGAGCGGCACCGCCGACGAGCGCCTTGTCTGGGTAGTGGACGATGACGACGTAAGAGAGTCGCTCTCATTTGCGCTTCAGCTGCGCTACAAGACTGCCGCCTTTCCATCGGCGCTTGCATTTCTTTCGCGCGCGGATCTTGACCGCCCGGGCTGTCTCGTCATTGCCGACGATATGGCTCAAACGGCATCCGGAAGCATTCAGGACGAACTCGCGCGGCTCAGAAGCCCCGTCTCCGTGATTATTCTCACGAAGGAAACGGACCTGCGCACGGCCGTCAGGTACCTGCAGATGGGGGCCGTCAGCGTGCTTGAAAAGCCGGTCGACCCCGAGGAACTCGACCATGCGGTCGACCTCGGTCTCGAGCGCTCCATTCTTCGCGACCGGCGCTACCGCCTCGAACGCCTTTTCGAGACGCTCTCGCGGCGCGAACGCCAGATCTTCGTCCTCGTCTGCCAGGGCCTGAGAAACGGCGACATCGCCGAACTACTTCAACTCTCGCAGCGCACGGTTGAAGTTCACCGCGCGCACATCAGCCGCAAACTCGGCAACGCCTCGCCCATCCGGCTTCTCTACGAACTCACTCAAACCCTGGGCGGAAACATCATCCACGCCGAATTCGACGGTCTTGATCCGCAGAAGCTTCTAAGCGCCATATCAGCGGGTGAAGCGGGCTGA
- a CDS encoding Spy/CpxP family protein refolding chaperone: MKKSHKIIASLAAVGALCVGTAAIAGPWHHDGQFRDGMPCAGYASQDYQAAGWEAVARLVTITPEQQGAWKAYVDARTALDMMPGVEFNKPAVDEQSRLERRAQVAKVRADLLEKAATARTELFKVLSPEQKYVLESFEQQHAGHGMHRGYRGPQGFHGFGPGCPGMDGVPGNPDCPMNGPRMHHRGMMGY; the protein is encoded by the coding sequence ATGAAAAAGAGTCACAAGATCATCGCGTCGCTTGCCGCTGTCGGAGCGCTTTGCGTGGGTACCGCTGCCATTGCCGGTCCCTGGCACCATGACGGCCAGTTCCGCGACGGCATGCCCTGCGCGGGCTATGCTTCGCAGGACTATCAGGCGGCCGGCTGGGAAGCCGTGGCTCGTCTCGTCACCATTACGCCTGAACAGCAGGGCGCCTGGAAGGCTTATGTCGATGCCCGCACGGCGCTCGACATGATGCCCGGCGTAGAGTTCAACAAGCCCGCCGTTGATGAACAGAGCCGCCTCGAGCGCCGCGCTCAGGTTGCCAAGGTTCGTGCGGATCTGCTTGAGAAGGCCGCAACTGCCCGTACGGAACTCTTCAAGGTTCTCTCTCCCGAACAGAAGTACGTGCTCGAGAGCTTTGAGCAGCAGCATGCCGGCCACGGCATGCATCGCGGCTACCGCGGCCCGCAGGGCTTCCATGGCTTCGGTCCCGGGTGCCCCGGCATGGACGGCGTTCCGGGGAACCCCGACTGCCCCATGAATGGTCCTCGCATGCATCATCGCGGCATGATGGGCTACTAA
- a CDS encoding aryl-sulfate sulfotransferase, translated as MTRNELCRIACAISAAFLVAAPSAVLAVGGPSGTQVNFQRQGELGEVVVNPYDIAPLTAVIRNGGEVLLKAHVRIVPKKGGAEIAYDVGPTALRTYGGIPVFGLYPEYLNEIEVKWTKKTMAGPVEKTETYRIWTPPVYLDPSWTHGRPVKTFDTKIVTPAAKGFGDRLYLINNLLPESPKGSRAVWNNPTGGALQWNNYPQNAIVDTRGDVRWYMQPSAIYDPRSLNKAGIMMGFHQNEDGALTWGYGQRYVKYDLMGREIFNRVLPDGYADFSHAMAVGPDGHYFLRVSAADLKRADGTHVHTVRDVIAEVDSAGRVVDDWRLFEILDPNRSIVIKSIDQGAVCLNVDLEQTGKTLSAEQLARLEAKHAFGDIAGTGAGRNWAHVNSVDYDKADDSIIISSRHQSAVIKIGRDKEVKWILGAPNGWNGKLREKVLTPVDKDGKPIPCRIGKCEGDFDWTWTQHTGWKVDELSEPGISVVTVFDNGDGRAFKQPENPKDKYSRAVMYRIDEKKGTVEQIWEYGKNRGHALYSAITSSVEYEADKDSLLVYWASIGVQDKTGVNPVLTEFRRGGKDPVFEMQIRGSMGYRALAIDLGKAFKE; from the coding sequence ATGACTCGAAATGAACTTTGCCGCATTGCCTGCGCGATCAGCGCTGCTTTTCTCGTCGCAGCGCCTTCGGCCGTACTGGCCGTGGGCGGTCCGAGCGGAACCCAGGTGAATTTCCAGCGGCAGGGCGAGCTCGGCGAAGTGGTTGTGAATCCGTATGACATTGCGCCGCTCACTGCCGTTATCCGCAATGGCGGCGAGGTGCTCCTCAAGGCTCACGTGCGCATTGTTCCCAAAAAGGGAGGCGCGGAAATTGCCTACGATGTCGGGCCGACCGCGCTTCGCACCTATGGCGGCATTCCCGTCTTCGGCCTTTATCCGGAATATCTGAATGAGATCGAGGTGAAGTGGACGAAGAAGACGATGGCAGGTCCGGTTGAAAAGACGGAGACCTACCGCATCTGGACGCCGCCCGTTTATCTGGATCCCTCCTGGACGCACGGCCGTCCCGTCAAGACCTTTGATACGAAGATCGTGACGCCGGCCGCCAAGGGCTTCGGCGACCGGCTCTATCTCATCAACAATCTGCTGCCCGAGTCTCCCAAGGGAAGCCGCGCAGTCTGGAACAACCCGACGGGCGGCGCGCTTCAGTGGAACAACTACCCGCAGAACGCCATCGTCGACACCAGGGGCGACGTGCGCTGGTACATGCAGCCCTCGGCCATCTACGATCCGAGAAGCCTCAACAAGGCCGGCATCATGATGGGGTTCCATCAGAATGAGGATGGTGCGCTCACCTGGGGGTACGGCCAGCGCTATGTGAAGTACGACCTCATGGGGCGGGAGATCTTCAATCGAGTCCTTCCTGACGGCTATGCGGATTTCAGCCACGCCATGGCAGTGGGCCCTGACGGGCACTACTTCCTTCGCGTATCCGCGGCGGACCTGAAGCGCGCCGACGGCACGCACGTGCACACCGTGCGCGACGTGATCGCTGAAGTGGATTCCGCGGGCCGCGTCGTCGACGACTGGCGCCTCTTTGAAATTCTCGACCCCAACCGCAGCATCGTCATCAAGTCGATCGACCAGGGTGCGGTCTGCCTCAATGTCGATCTCGAGCAGACCGGGAAGACCCTGTCGGCCGAACAGCTCGCAAGGCTTGAGGCGAAGCACGCCTTCGGCGACATTGCCGGCACGGGCGCCGGGCGCAACTGGGCGCATGTGAATTCCGTCGACTACGACAAGGCGGACGACTCCATCATCATCTCCTCGCGCCACCAGTCCGCGGTGATCAAGATCGGCCGCGACAAGGAAGTGAAGTGGATTCTGGGTGCGCCCAACGGCTGGAACGGAAAGCTGCGCGAGAAGGTGCTTACGCCCGTTGATAAGGACGGCAAGCCCATCCCCTGCCGCATCGGCAAGTGCGAAGGCGACTTTGACTGGACCTGGACGCAGCATACGGGCTGGAAGGTGGACGAACTCTCCGAGCCGGGCATCTCCGTCGTGACGGTCTTTGACAACGGCGACGGCCGGGCCTTCAAGCAGCCTGAAAACCCGAAGGACAAATACAGTCGTGCGGTGATGTACCGCATCGACGAAAAGAAAGGGACCGTTGAGCAGATCTGGGAGTACGGCAAGAACCGCGGCCACGCGCTCTACAGCGCCATTACGTCTTCGGTCGAATATGAGGCCGACAAGGATTCGCTTCTCGTCTACTGGGCATCGATCGGCGTTCAGGACAAGACGGGCGTGAATCCTGTTCTCACGGAATTCCGCCGCGGCGGAAAGGATCCTGTGTTTGAAATGCAGATCCGGGGATCGATGGGCTACCGCGCGCTTGCCATTGATCTCGGCAAAGCGTTCAAAGAGTAA
- the purB gene encoding adenylosuccinate lyase — MALNPLTALSPLDGRYSRQCDSLRGIFSEYAFMNARVRVEVEWLIALSEAGFAELPHLSDHGKAFLRGLADNFSLEDCEAVKTIEKTTNHDVKAVEYWIKGQVEHDDELRSAAEFVHFACTSEDINNTSHALMLIKGRTELVAFLKRIHSIIANYAHAWADISMLSRTHGQTASPTTVGKEFANVAVRLGRVIEAIENVKIYAKMNGAVGNYNAHLIAYPDFDWESFSRKVVEERLGATFNTHTIQIEPHDYMAELFMQIERANTILIDFDRDVWGYISMHFFRQKLKEGEVGSSTMPHKVNPIDFENSEGNLGLANAVLGHLAGKLPISRWQRDLTDSTVLRNLGVAFGYSFVGYSALERGLGKLQVNEAMIARDLDAAWEVLAEAVQTVMRRYGVPHPYEQLKALTRGKDGINEATIRTFIEGLEIPADAKARLMELTPATYIGKARELARRC; from the coding sequence ATGGCGCTTAATCCTCTTACCGCTCTTTCCCCGCTTGACGGCCGCTATTCCCGCCAGTGCGACTCTCTGCGCGGCATCTTCTCCGAATATGCCTTCATGAACGCACGCGTTCGCGTTGAAGTCGAATGGCTGATCGCGCTCTCCGAAGCCGGCTTTGCGGAACTCCCGCACCTGTCGGACCACGGAAAGGCGTTCCTGCGCGGTCTTGCCGACAACTTCTCTCTCGAAGACTGCGAAGCCGTGAAGACGATCGAGAAGACCACCAATCACGACGTGAAGGCGGTCGAATACTGGATCAAGGGCCAGGTTGAGCATGACGACGAACTGAGAAGCGCCGCTGAGTTCGTGCACTTCGCCTGCACCTCGGAAGACATCAACAACACGAGCCACGCGCTGATGCTGATCAAGGGCCGCACCGAACTCGTGGCGTTCCTCAAGCGCATCCACAGCATCATCGCCAACTACGCGCACGCCTGGGCCGACATCTCGATGCTCTCGCGCACCCACGGTCAGACCGCTTCTCCGACGACCGTCGGCAAGGAATTCGCCAACGTCGCCGTGCGTCTCGGCCGCGTGATCGAGGCTATCGAAAACGTGAAGATCTACGCCAAGATGAACGGCGCCGTCGGCAACTACAACGCGCACCTCATCGCCTATCCGGACTTCGACTGGGAATCCTTCTCGAGGAAGGTGGTCGAGGAACGCCTCGGCGCCACCTTCAATACGCACACGATTCAGATCGAGCCCCATGACTACATGGCCGAGCTCTTCATGCAGATCGAGCGCGCCAACACGATTCTCATCGACTTCGACCGCGACGTCTGGGGCTACATCTCCATGCACTTCTTCCGCCAGAAGCTGAAGGAAGGTGAAGTCGGCTCCTCGACCATGCCGCACAAGGTGAATCCGATCGACTTCGAAAATTCCGAAGGCAACCTCGGTCTCGCCAACGCCGTTCTCGGCCACCTGGCCGGAAAGCTTCCAATCTCCCGCTGGCAGCGCGACCTGACGGACTCAACGGTTCTGCGCAACCTCGGCGTGGCCTTCGGCTATTCGTTCGTGGGCTACAGCGCCCTTGAGCGCGGCCTCGGCAAGCTTCAGGTGAATGAAGCCATGATTGCCCGCGACCTCGACGCCGCCTGGGAAGTGCTCGCCGAAGCGGTTCAGACCGTGATGCGCCGCTACGGCGTTCCGCACCCCTACGAGCAGTTGAAGGCCCTCACGCGCGGCAAGGACGGCATCAACGAAGCCACCATCCGCACCTTCATCGAAGGTCTCGAGATTCCGGCCGACGCCAAGGCGCGCCTCATGGAGCTCACGCCCGCCACCTATATCGGCAAGGCCCGCGAACTCGCCCGCCGCTGCTGA
- the modC gene encoding molybdenum ABC transporter ATP-binding protein → MTEEHFGEVRLHLARSTGFTLEADIRVPGEGITVLFGPSGCGKTTVLRCVAGLERAEGLVRIGSEVWQDDEKRIFRPTYERSLGYVFQEASLFAHLNVERNLTFGLERAKVPDGRKRLDEAVDLLGIGHLLKRRVSELSGGERQRCAIARALCLRPDILLMDEPLAALDFARKREILPWLEKLRNELRVPILYVTHSADEMARLADNLVVMADGHVRASGPLADVLGNVRLPVDMEEGAAVVLEGVVESVSPEWRSAMIRTDGWVFDAVAGNVPKGAGLRLRVLARDVSIALERPENLSIRNAIPTAVEEIGEPCGPEKAYQIVKLRSREGRDVLLARILRESTAALGLKPGLPVWALVKATAVIA, encoded by the coding sequence ATGACTGAGGAACATTTCGGCGAAGTGCGCCTTCATCTTGCCCGCAGCACCGGCTTTACGCTCGAAGCGGACATCCGGGTTCCGGGCGAGGGCATTACGGTGCTTTTCGGCCCTTCGGGCTGCGGCAAGACAACAGTGCTCCGGTGCGTTGCGGGTCTTGAACGCGCTGAGGGGCTCGTGCGAATCGGAAGCGAAGTCTGGCAGGACGACGAGAAGCGCATCTTCCGCCCGACCTATGAGCGTAGTCTCGGCTATGTATTTCAGGAGGCAAGCCTCTTCGCGCACCTCAATGTCGAAAGAAACCTCACCTTCGGGCTTGAGCGCGCAAAGGTGCCTGACGGCAGAAAGCGCCTTGATGAAGCGGTTGACCTTTTAGGCATCGGGCATCTTCTGAAGCGCCGCGTATCCGAACTCTCCGGGGGCGAACGGCAGCGCTGCGCCATCGCGAGAGCGCTTTGCCTCAGGCCCGACATTCTCCTTATGGACGAGCCCCTTGCGGCACTCGATTTCGCGAGAAAGCGCGAGATTCTCCCCTGGCTTGAAAAGCTCAGAAATGAACTGCGGGTGCCGATTCTCTATGTGACGCACTCGGCCGACGAGATGGCAAGGCTTGCCGACAATCTCGTCGTGATGGCTGACGGCCATGTGCGGGCGTCCGGGCCGCTTGCCGACGTTCTCGGCAATGTCCGGCTCCCCGTCGATATGGAGGAAGGCGCGGCCGTCGTGCTCGAAGGCGTGGTTGAAAGCGTTTCGCCCGAATGGCGCTCTGCCATGATCCGCACCGACGGCTGGGTTTTTGACGCTGTTGCCGGAAATGTTCCCAAAGGCGCCGGGCTTCGTCTGCGGGTGCTCGCGAGGGACGTGAGCATCGCGCTTGAGAGACCTGAGAACCTTTCCATCCGCAATGCGATTCCCACAGCGGTTGAGGAAATCGGTGAGCCCTGCGGGCCCGAAAAGGCCTATCAGATTGTGAAGCTCAGAAGCCGCGAAGGAAGGGATGTTCTATTAGCGCGGATTCTGCGGGAGTCGACTGCCGCCCTCGGGCTTAAACCGGGGCTTCCGGTCTGGGCGTTGGTCAAGGCGACGGCCGTCATTGCTTGA
- the modB gene encoding molybdate ABC transporter permease subunit, translating into MEWFLDLVDGISLEPVLLSLELAFVTTCILLVLGLPLAWWLARARSRWCSAVNAVVTLPLVLPPSVLGFYILVALGPHGPLGALTESLGLGVLNFSFPGLVIGSVVYSLPFMVQPLVTAFEGIGDRPMEVAATLRCRPLDAFLHVVMPLARPGIITGVLMTFAHTIGEFGVVLMIGGNIPGKTQVVSTEIYTYVEAMEYSKAHVLAGGMLIFSFIVLMTLNILNKRTEKA; encoded by the coding sequence GTGGAATGGTTTCTGGACCTCGTTGACGGCATCTCTCTCGAGCCGGTTCTGCTCTCGCTCGAGCTGGCTTTTGTAACGACCTGCATTCTTCTGGTGCTCGGGCTGCCGCTTGCCTGGTGGCTTGCGCGCGCGAGGAGCCGCTGGTGTTCGGCGGTGAATGCCGTCGTGACGCTCCCGCTCGTGCTGCCTCCCTCCGTTCTGGGCTTCTACATTCTGGTGGCGCTCGGACCTCACGGACCTCTGGGCGCGCTGACGGAGTCCCTCGGCCTCGGCGTACTCAACTTCAGCTTCCCCGGTCTCGTCATCGGTTCGGTCGTCTATTCGCTCCCCTTTATGGTTCAGCCGCTCGTTACCGCCTTTGAGGGCATCGGCGACCGTCCCATGGAAGTGGCGGCGACGCTTCGCTGCCGGCCTCTGGATGCATTTCTGCACGTCGTGATGCCGCTCGCGCGCCCGGGGATCATCACGGGCGTTCTCATGACGTTTGCGCATACCATCGGCGAATTCGGCGTCGTACTGATGATCGGCGGCAATATTCCGGGGAAGACCCAGGTGGTCTCGACCGAGATCTACACCTATGTTGAGGCGATGGAATATTCGAAGGCGCATGTGCTCGCGGGCGGCATGCTCATCTTCAGCTTCATCGTTCTCATGACGCTCAATATTCTCAACAAGCGAACGGAAAAGGCCTGA
- the modA gene encoding molybdate ABC transporter substrate-binding protein, giving the protein MKKFVLAAAAAVVASAAFAVSAEEVHVAVAANFTAPAKDLQPIYEKATGDKLVLSFGATGAFYAQIKNGAPFDVLLAADAKTPAKAIKEGYGVAGTSYTYAVGKLVLWSSDANLVKNDVAAVINSATVKHVAIANPKLAPYGEAAYQTLKSLGLEKAVEPKTVLGDNIGKTFQFVKTGNAEAGFIALSQCFKGGKFTSGSGYVIPQELYSEIKQDAVLLKAGEKNEGAKRFLKFLKESKEATDVRTAYGYGTAK; this is encoded by the coding sequence ATGAAGAAGTTTGTTCTTGCGGCCGCTGCCGCTGTCGTTGCCTCCGCTGCTTTTGCCGTGAGTGCTGAGGAAGTTCATGTGGCGGTTGCCGCCAACTTCACTGCTCCGGCGAAGGATCTTCAGCCGATTTATGAAAAGGCGACGGGCGACAAGCTCGTTCTCTCCTTTGGCGCTACGGGCGCTTTCTATGCTCAGATCAAGAATGGCGCTCCCTTTGATGTTCTCCTTGCCGCCGACGCGAAGACGCCTGCCAAGGCCATCAAGGAAGGCTACGGCGTGGCCGGAACTTCCTACACCTATGCGGTGGGCAAGCTCGTTCTCTGGTCGTCCGACGCGAATCTCGTGAAGAACGACGTCGCTGCCGTGATCAATTCCGCAACGGTCAAGCATGTGGCGATTGCAAACCCGAAGCTCGCGCCTTACGGCGAAGCCGCCTACCAGACGCTCAAGTCTCTTGGTCTTGAAAAGGCTGTTGAACCCAAGACCGTGCTCGGCGACAACATCGGCAAGACCTTCCAGTTCGTGAAGACGGGCAATGCCGAAGCGGGCTTCATCGCGCTCTCGCAGTGCTTCAAGGGCGGCAAGTTCACCTCGGGCTCGGGCTATGTGATTCCGCAGGAACTTTACAGCGAAATCAAGCAGGATGCGGTGCTCCTCAAGGCCGGGGAAAAGAATGAAGGCGCCAAGCGCTTCCTCAAGTTCCTGAAGGAAAGCAAGGAAGCGACCGATGTCCGTACCGCCTACGGCTACGGCACGGCGAAGTAA